Proteins encoded within one genomic window of Camelina sativa cultivar DH55 chromosome 19, Cs, whole genome shotgun sequence:
- the LOC104764040 gene encoding probable pyruvate kinase, cytosolic isozyme, whose translation MEKLLGGQTNNGALKSKTKIVCTLGPASRSVEMVEKLLRAGMNVARFNFSHGSHSYHQETLDNLRTAMENTCIPCAVMLDTKGPEIRTGFLKEGKPVELIQGQEITISTDYTMQGDSNTISMSYKKLAEDLKSGDVILCSDGTISLTVLSCDKSLGLVRCRCENSALLGERKNVNLPGIVVDLPTLTEKDQEDILQWGVPNKIDIIALSFVRKGSDLIEVRKLLGEHAKNIMLMSKVENQEGVMNFDKILENSDAFMVARGDLGMEIPIEKMFLAQKMMIQKANALGKPVVTATQMLESMTKSPRPTRAEATDVANAVIDGTDCVMLSGETAAGAHPETAVLTMSRICKEAEAFLDYDTMHKKIQEIVSLPLSPIESLAASAVSTARSLCAAAIVVLTKGGYTVELVAKYRPSVPILSVVVPEITRTDDFEWSCSESAAHVARRGLIYRGIVPVMATGASARSSNKDSTEETIRSAIEFAKKKGICKTGDSIVALHKIDGSSVVKILNVE comes from the exons atgGAGAAGTTACTTGGAGGACAAACTAACAATGGAGCCCTCAAGTCAAAGACGAAGATCGTCTGTACTCTCGGACCTGCTTCGAGATCTGTTGAGATGGTTGAGAAGCTTCTCAGAGCCGGCATGAACGTAGCCAGGTTCAATTTCTCACATGGTTCTCACTCGTACCATCAAGAAACTCTCGATAATCTCAGAACCGCCATGGAGAACACTTGTATTCCCTGTGCCGTCATGCTTGACACAAAG ggTCCTGAGATCCGAACCGGATTTCTCAAAGAAGGCAAACCGGTTGAGTTAATTCAAGGTCAAGAGATCACAATCTCAACAGATTACACCATGCAAGGGGATTCAAACACAATCTCCATGAGCTACAAGAAACTTGCAGAAGATCTCAAGTCTGGCGACGTGATTCTCTGTTCCGACGGCACAATCTCTCTTACCGTCTTGTCCTGTGACAAGAGTCTCGGTCTCGTTCGTTGCCGCTGTGAGAACTCTGCTCTTcttggagaaagaaagaacgTTAACCTCCCTGGTATCGTAGTTGATCTCCCAACACTCACGGAGAAGGATCAAGAGGATATTTTACAATGGGGAGTTCCGAATAAGATCGATATCATCGCTCTTTCCTTTGTTCGTAAAGGATCTGATCTTATCGAGGTCAGGAAATTGCTTGGAGAGCACGCAAAGAACATCATGCTAATGTCAAAG GTGGAGAATCAAGAAGGTGTGATGAACTTTGACAAGATTCTGGAGAACTCTGATGCCTTCATGGTGGCTAGAGGTGATTTGGGAATGGAGATTCCGATCGAGAAGATGTTTCTTGCTCAGAAGATGATGATTCAGAAGGCTAATGCTCTTGGCAAACCAGTCGTCACAGCTACACAGATGCTTGAGTCGATGACCAAATCTCCACGTCCCACTAGAGCCGAAGCCACCGATGTAGCAAACGCTGTTATTGACGGCACAGACTGTGTCATGCTAAGTGGAGAAACCGCCGCCGGAGCTCACCCTGAAACCGCCGTGCTTACAATGTCAAGGATCTGCAAGGAAGCAGAGGCCTTTCTCGATTACGACACAATGCACAAGAAGATTCAAGAAATCGTTTCCCTGCCGTTGTCCCCTATTGAGAGCTTAGCCGCTTCAGCCGTTTCGACGGCTAGGAGTCTATGTGCGGCTGCGATTGTGGTTCTCACCAAGGGAGGTTACACTGTGGAGCTTGTGGCGAAATACAGGCCGAGCGTTCCGATTCTATCTGTTGTTGTGCCGGAGATTACTCGTACCGATGATTTCGAGTGGTCGTGTTCTGAATCTGCAGCACATGTGGCTAGACGTGGTTTGATTTACCGTGGAATTGTTCCAGTGATGGCTACGGGAGCTTCAGCTAGGTCTTCGAACAAGGACTCGACGGAGGAGACGATTAGGTCCGCAATTGAATTCGCGAAGAAGAAGGGGATATGCAAGACGGGAGATTCTATTGTGGCGTTGCACAAGATCGATGGTTCCTCTGTTGTCAAGATTTTGAATGTGGAGTAG
- the LOC104764041 gene encoding NAC domain-containing protein 92-like — protein MVEEGSVVVNQGGDQEVVDLPPGFRFHPTDEEIITHYLKEKVFNIRFTAAAIGQADLNKNEPWDLPKIAKMGEKEFYFFCQRDRKYPTGMRTNRATVSGYWKATGKDKEIFRGKGCLVGMKKTLVFYKGRAPKGEKTNWVMHEYRLDGKYSYHNLPKTARDEWVVCRVFHKNAPTTTINTPNQLSRIDSLDNIDHLLDFSSLPPLIDPGFLSQPGPSFSGASHDLKPVLHHPSTALVNNTYLPTQTLNFPYHSVQNFRSDSGYGAGSGTNNKGMIKLEHSLVSASQETGLSSDVNTTATPEISSYPLMMNPATDGAMMDGSKSACDDLDDLIFWEDLYTK, from the exons ATGGTGGAAGAAGGCAGTGTAGTTGTGAATCAAGGAGGAGATCAGGAGGTGGTGGATTTGCCTCCAGGGTTTCGGTTTCACCCAACTGATGAAGAGATTATAACTCACTACCTTAAAGAGAAGGTCTTCAACATCCGATTCACCGCGGCGGCGATCGGTCAAGCCGACCTCAACAAGAACGAGCCATGGGATCTACCAA AGATTGCAAAGATGGGAGAGAAGGAGTTTTACTTTTTCTGCCAGAGGGATCGGAAGTATCCAACCGGGATGAGGACGAACCGTGCCACTGTGTCTGGTTATTGGAAGGCGACCGGGAAGGACAAGGAGATCTTTAGAGGCAAAGGGTGTCTTGTTGGGATGAAGAAAACACTTGTGTTCTATAAAGGAAGAGCTCCTAAAGGTGAAAAGACCAATTGGGTTATGCATGAATATCGTCTTGATGGCAAATATTCCTATCATAACCTTCCCAAAACTGCAAGG GATGAATGGGTGGTGTGTAGGGTTTTTCACAAGAACGCTCCTACTACTACTATtaacaccccaaaccaactctcaAGGATTGATTCTCTTGACAACATTGATCATCTCTTAGACTTCTCATCTCTCCCTCCTCTCATAGATCCAGGTTTCTTGAGTCAACCCGGCCCAAGCTTCTCCGGTGCCAGCCACGACCTCAAACCCGTCCTCCACCATCCTTCAACCGCACTAGTCAACAACACTTACCTCCCTACCCAAACCCTCAATTTCCCTTACCACTCTGTCCAAAATTTCAGATCTGATTCGGGGTACGGGGCAGGTTCGGGCACTAATAATAAGGGTATGATCAAGTTGGAGCATTCTCTTGTGAGTGCGTCTCAAGAAACCGGTTTAAGTTCTGATGTGAACACAACTGCGACGCCGGAGATATCTTCTTATCCTCTTATGATGAATCCGGCAACCGATGGGGCAATGATGGATGGTAGCAAGTCAGCGTGTGATGATCTTGATGACTTGATCTTCTGGGAAGActtatatactaaataa
- the LOC104767320 gene encoding pyruvate kinase, cytosolic isozyme-like: protein MSRICKEAEAFLDYDTMHKKIQEIVSLPLSPIESLAASAVSTARSLCAAAIVVLTKGGYTVELVAKYRPSVPILSVVVPEITRTDDFEWSCSESAAHVARRGLIYRGIVPVMATGASARSSNKDSTEETIRSAIEFAKKKGICKTGDSIVALHKIDGSSVVKILYVE, encoded by the coding sequence ATGTCAAGGATCTGCAAGGAAGCAGAGGCCTTTCTCGATTACGACACAATGCACAAGAAGATTCAAGAAATCGTTTCCCTGCCGTTGTCCCCTATTGAGAGCTTAGCCGCTTCAGCCGTTTCGACGGCTAGGAGTCTATGTGCGGCTGCGATTGTGGTTCTCACCAAGGGAGGTTACACTGTGGAGCTTGTGGCGAAATACAGGCCGAGCGTTCCGATTCTATCTGTTGTTGTGCCGGAGATTACTCGTACCGATGATTTCGAGTGGTCGTGTTCTGAATCTGCAGCACATGTGGCTAGACGTGGTTTGATTTACCGTGGAATTGTTCCAGTGATGGCTACGGGAGCTTCAGCTAGGTCTTCGAACAAGGACTCGACGGAGGAGACGATTAGGTCCGCAATTGAATTCGCGAAGAAGAAGGGGATATGCAAGACGGGAGACTCAATTGTGGCGTTGCACAAGATCGATGGTTCCTCTGTTGTCAAGATTTTGTATGTGGAGTAG
- the LOC109130764 gene encoding NAC domain-containing protein 92-like has protein sequence MVEEGSVVVNQGGDQEVVDLPPGFRFHPTDEEIITHYLKEKVFNIRFTAAAIGQADLNKNEPWDLPKIAKMGEKEFYFFCQRDRKY, from the exons ATGGTGGAAGAAGGCAGTGTAGTTGTGAATCAAGGAGGAGATCAGGAGGTGGTGGATTTGCCTCCAGGGTTTCGGTTTCACCCAACTGATGAAGAGATTATAACTCACTACCTTAAAGAGAAGGTCTTCAACATCCGATTCACCGCGGCGGCGATCGGTCAAGCCGACCTCAACAAGAACGAGCCATGGGATCTACCAA AGATTGCAAAGATGGGGGAGAAGGAGTTTTACTTTTTCTGCCAGAGGGATCGGAAGTAT